The nucleotide window GATGTAGGCGTCCACCTGGGCCACCACGTCGGCTCCTAGGCCACCCTCGCCCCAGACCACCACGTCCACCGTGCCCTGCCCTCGAGGGTGGTCATCCAGCACCCGCACCTTCGTTACCGCAGGATGGGCGGTGAGGGCCCAGAACTCGTAGGTGTGGCGGGTAGCCCCACCCCCCAGCTCCGCCCAGCGGGCTCGGCAGCGGGCCCTGAGCTCCTCATCGGTCTCTTCGTCCCGCCCCGCCTCCAGGAGCCAGTCGGGCGGGTTCGTGGCGCTCACTCCCGGCAGGGGGGTGTGCAGGATGGAAATGGCTCCAGCGGGCACGTTGTACCGGGAACCGGGACTTTCCGCTTGCACCTCCACGTCCAGCTGACCTCCCGATTGGAGCAGCCCTCCGGTGGTGTTTTGGTAAAGCAGCCCATCTGCGGTACCTAGCCACAGGTCGCCGGGCTGGATGTTGTAGGGGCCAAAACCGGGGCTTGCCGTCAGCCGCACCCGCCCGCGGGCAAACGTGGCCCGCTTCCGTTCCAGGGCGAAAAACTCCTCTGCCAACAGATCTAGCCATGGCCCCTGTGC belongs to Armatimonadota bacterium and includes:
- a CDS encoding baseplate J/gp47 family protein, whose amino-acid sequence is MPTLDELLTPKGRDELRQMLLDELARQGFPLTDFVPGSVARHVAVETPALGLEDLWRTIAQIARGGYLSTAQGPWLDLLAEEFFALERKRATFARGRVRLTASPGFGPYNIQPGDLWLGTADGLLYQNTTGGLLQSGGQLDVEVQAESPGSRYNVPAGAISILHTPLPGVSATNPPDWLLEAGRDEETDEELRARCRARWAELGGGATRHTYEFWALTAHPAVTKVRVLDDHPRGQGTVDVVVWGEGGLGADVVAQVDAYI